DNA from Brevibacterium sp. 'Marine':
GCTGCTGTGCACGTCGAGGCCCAGGTCACCGCCTCAGCGCTCTGTTAGAATCAAGGCGACTCCAGTGGAACGGCCGACGGCAATCGAAGACGTCCGGCGGCAGCGGGTGCCCGCGCCGCCTCGACACCAGGGGATGAATGACACCTGACGTGGAAGCTCATTGTGCGGATGACGGATGTCTCCGCGATTCCACGATCAGAATTTTCGGCCTGGATGCTCGGCTGTCCCCCGCAATCTCCCATGTGGCGATAATCTCCCATGAGGCGATGACCAATCTCACTGGCCTGTGTGACCAGCATCATCGGATTGCGCGTTCGGCCCCGGTCTTCGCCTATTGTGATTGCCGGAAGCATGCGAGTCGGTACCCCAGAGCCCAGTCGCCGCGCAGGTCAGACGGCCGGCACACGCCGGCAGTCGGCTCTGCAGCTGTTGCTACGTCTGCATCCGCACGGCCTGCACCCGCACGGCCTGCACCCGCACGGCCCGGACTCACACGGCCTGCACCCGCACGGCCTGGAACCGCCGCTCCGAATCCTCGGAGCCGAACCAGGCTGGGATGCACCGCCGTGACTTCGGACGGCACAGACCGCTCGACTCAACAGAACTGCTACTCGTTCACCCGCTAGGAAAAGGAGAAATCGTGCCGAACACACTCTTCATCGACGGACAGTGGGTTTCAGCCGTCAACGGTGGAACCCGGAAGATCCACAATCCAGCCGACGGCAGCTTCGTCGCCGAGGTGGACGAAGCCAGCCCTGAGGACACCGAGCTGGCGATCAAGGCCGCCCGCCGTGCCTTCGACTCCGGCGTCTGGTCATCGGTTCCTGCCAGCGAACGCGGCGACCTGCTGCTGAAGTTCGCCGCCGTGCTGCGTGAGCGCAAGGACGAGTTCGCGCGTGCCGAGTCCCTCGACACCGGCAAGCGCTTCGTCGAATCGCAGATCGACATGGACGACATCGCGAACTGCTTCGACTACTTCGGCAAGCTCGCCGCAAACGATGCCGGACGCGTCGTCGATGCCGGAACCGACACCGTGGCCTCGAAGATCGTGCACGAACCCCTCGGCGTCTGCGCACTCATCACCCCATGGAACTACCCGCTGCTGCAGGCCGCGTGGAAGATCGCTCCGGCCATCGCCGCCGGCAACGCCTTCGTCCTCAAGCCGGCCGAGCTCACCCCGCACACCGCGATCCTCACCATGCAGGTGCTTGACGAGCTCGGGCTGCCGGCCGGAGTCGGCAACCTCATCCTCGGTGCGGGTGCCGATGCCGGTGCCCCGCTGTCGACTCACGAAGACATCGACATGGTCTCGTTCACCGGCGGGCTCGTCACCGGTCGCCTGCTGGCACGCAATGCCGCGGACACGATCAAGAAGATCGCCCTCGAACTCGGCGGCAAGAACCCGAACGTCGTCTTCGCCGATGCCGACTTCGAGGCGGCCCTGGACAATGCGCTCAACGCCGCGTTCGTCCATTCCGGTCAGGTGTGCTCGGCCGGTGCCCGACTCATCGTCGAAGAATCCATCGCCGAGGAATTCGTCAACCGCCTCGTCGAACGTGCCGAGCAGATCCGCCTCGGCGGCCCCTTCGATGAGAACGCCGAGACCGGTCCCCTCATCTCTGCGGCACACCGCGACAAGGTGCATGCCTATGTCGAGAAGGGTGTGGCCGAAGGTGCCCGACTGCGCTGCGGCGGCAAGTTCGGTGAAGGCGATCTGGCCGACGGCTTCTACTACCTGCCGACCGTGCTCGACCAGGTCAAGCGCGGAATGTCCGTCGTCTCCGATGAGGCCTTCGGTCCCGTCGTCACCGTCGAGACCTTCTCCACCGTCGACGAGGCCGTCGAGATCGCCAACGACACCTACTACGGTCTCGCCGGAGCCGTGTGGAGCCAGGATGCGGGCAAGACCCAGCTGGTCGCTCAGCGTCTGCGCCACGGCACCATCTGGATCAACGACTTCCACCCCTACCTGCCGCAGGCCGAATGGGGCGGGTACAAGCAGTCCGGCTTCGGTCGCGAGCTCGGACCCACGGGTCTCGCCGAGTACCAGGAAGCCAAGCACATCTACCAGAACCTCGAACCGGCAGTCACCGGTTGGTTCCCCGACCACACCAAGTGATCAGTCGCAGCCTGCAGACGCCTACCTCAACAAGGAGAGATGAACAGTGAAGACTACTCATAGCTTTGACTACGTCGTCGTCGGCGGCGGCTCCGCGGGTGCCGCGGTCGCAGCCCGGCTGAGCGAGGACCCCGAGGTCACCGTCGGACTCCTCGAAGCCGGCCCCACCGACACGGACAAGGACGTCGTCCTTCAGCTCAACCGCTGGATGGAGCTCCTCGAATCCGGCTACGACTGGGACTACCCGATCGAAGAGCAGGAGAACGGCAACTCGCATATGCGCCACGCCCGCGCCAAGGTGCTCGGCGGCTGCTCCTCCCACAACTCGTGCATCGCCTTCTGGGCTCCGCGCGAGGATCTCGACGACTGGGAAGAGAAGCACGGCGCGACCGGGTGGGGTTCGAAGGACACCTTCGGCCTGTATAAGAAGCTCGAGAACAATGAGCTGCCCGGCGACCACCACGGCCACGACGGCCCGGTCAGCCTGATGAACGTGCCCCCGGTCGACCCCTGCGGCATCGCTCTCCTCGACGCCTGCGAGCAGGCCGGCATCCCCCGCGTGCAGTTCAACGAGGGTCAGACCGTCATCAACGGTGCGAACTTCTTCCAGGTCAACCGCAAGGACGACGGCACCCGCTCGTCGTCCTCGGTGTCCTACCTCCACCCGATCCTCGACCGCGAGAACCTCACGATCCTCACCGACACTCAGGCCAAGGAGCTCGAGTTCGACGAGAACGACAACTGCACGGCCGTGCTCGTGGTCAACAACGCCTTCGGCAAGACCAACCGGATCGAGGCGAAGAAGGAAGTCATCGTCTCCTCCGGCGCCATCAACACCCCGCAGCTGCTCATGCTCTCGGGCATCGGCCCGAAGGACCACCTCGCCGAGGTCGGCATCGAGGCCCGCGTCGACTCGCCGGGAGTCGGCGAGCACCTGGGCGATCACCCGGAAGGTGTCATCTCGTGGGAGGCCAAGAAGCCCATGGTCGAGGACTCCACCCAGTGGTGGGAGATCGGCATCTTCTCCCCCACCGAGGAGGGGCTCGACCGTCCCGACCTGATGATGCACTACGGTTCGGTGCCCTTCGACATGCACACCCTGCGCCAGGGCTACAACACCTCGGAGAACTCCTTCTGCCTGACCCCGAATGTCACACATGCGAAGTCGCGCGGCACCGTGCGTCTGCGCTCGAAGGACTTCCGAGACAAGCCGAAGGTCGATCCCCGCTACTTCACCGATCCGGAGGGCCACGACATGCGCGTCATGGTCGCCGGCATCAAGAAGGCCCGTGAGATCGTCGCCCAGGACGCCATGTCCGAATGGGCCGGCGAGGAGCTGTTCCCCGGCAAGGACGTCCAGACCGACGAGCAGATCGCCGACTACATCACCCGCACCCACAACACCGTCTACCACCCGGTCGGCACGGTGCGCATGGGAGCACCTGATGACGAGATGTCGCCGCTGGATCCGCAGCTTCGGGTCAAGGGTGTGAACCGTCTGCGCGTCGTCGACGCCTCGGCGATGCCGGAGATCACCACGGTCAACCCGAACATCACCGTGATGATGATGGGTGAGAAGTGCGCAGAGATGATCAAGAACGGTCAGTGATCTGAGCCGGTCGGTTGACCATTTCATCTGACCTCAAGACATGAGAAGGGGGCGCTGCCAGTGCAGCGCCCCCTTCGTCATATCCGGCCGCGACGATCAGAGTCGCGTTCGGACCGGTCAGCCTCAGTCCGCGTCATCTCCCTTTCCCTGTCCGCGACTGCTCGAGCGGCTGCCTGTGCGACTGGCCAGTGTCCCCTCGCGCCGGCCCTTCTTCTCTCGACCGATTTCGACGTAGGGGTCCCGGAACTTCGGTGCCGGTTCGACCGCTTCGGGTTCGGTGACGACTTCCTCATCGTCGTCATATTCGTGTCCGAACTGTTCGTCATCGCCCTGTCGGCGTTCGACCTCTTCGGGCGGCAGGACCTTCTTCCAGCGGCGCATGCGCACGCGCGGCAGGATGCCGGCGTCTTCACGCAGGGCGCGCATGAGAGCGTAGATCTGGAAGTAGGCGATGATGAAGAACGGCAGCCCGACGAGGATGATCGTCGACTGCAGGGCTTCGAGTCCGCCGGTGCCGGAGAACACCAGCAGGGCCGCGGTGACGACGGCGACGGCAAGGGCCCAGAAGATCCGCTGCGGCAGCGGGTTGAAGTCTTCGTGGCCGTTGTTCATGGTGTCGACGACGAGCGCCGCGGAGTCGACCGAGGTGACGAAGAAGATGATCACGAGGACGATCGCGATCACCGATATGGGGCCGGCCAGCGGGTAGTGGTCGAGGAACGCGAACAGCGCACCTGGGATGTCTCCCTGATCGACGACTCGGTCGACCAGTCCCCCACCCTGGTTGAGCTCGATGTCGAAGGAGGCGTAGCCGAAGATGCCGAACCACAGGATCGAGAACGCCGAGGGAATGGCGAGGACGCCGATGACGAACTGGCGGATGGTGCGTCCGCGGGAGATGCGGGCGATGAAGATGCCGACGAACGGCGACCAGGTGATCGTCCACGCCCAGTAGAAGACCGTCCAGGTGTTCTGCCATCCGGTGTTCGCGAACGTGTCGTTCCACAGTGCGAGTTCGGGCAGCTGGTGGATGTAGGTGCCGAGGGATTCGAAGACGCCTTTGGCCATGAACAGGGTCGGTCCGAAGGCGATGATGAAGACGAGCAGCAGCACCGCCACGACGATGTTGAGGTTCGACAGGATCTTGATGCCTTTGTCGAGGCCGAGCGACACCGAGATCGTGGCCAGCCCGCAGACGACGCCGATGATGATCAGCTGCCACAGGGCGTTCTCGGGGATGCCGATGACCTGGGCCAGCCCGCCGTTGATCTGCAGTGTGCCCAGGCCGATCGAGACGGCGATGCCGAAGACGGTGCCGATGATGGCGACGACGTCGATCGTCTTGCCGATGGGTCCGTGGATGCGCTCACCGAGGATGGGCTGGAAGATCGAGCTCACGCGCGGCGGCAGGTTCCGCTTGTGGATGAAGTAGGCGAAGCACAGTGCGGGCAGAGTGAAGATCGCCCAGGTGTGCAGGGTGAAGTGGTAGTACGTGAAGTTCATGGCGTCGACGGCTGCGGCCGGCGTGCCGGGTTCGATTCCGAGGGAGGCACGGGGCGGGTCGCCGAAGTGGCTGACGGGTTCGGCCACGCCCCAGAACATGAGGATCGAACCGATTCCGGCGGCGAAGAGCATGGCGAACCAGGCACCGTTGGAGTGCTCCGGTGGTTCGTCGTCGGGGCCGAGCTTCGCTCGTCCGTATCGGGATGCGGCGATGTAGATGAGAAAGACGACGAAGACGGTGACGCCGAGGATGTAGAACCAGCCGAGGTTCGTCAGCAGCCAGTCGGAGGCGACCGAGACGCCGGCGTCGATCTGATCGGTGAAGAAGATCGTCCCGAGGACGAAGATGATGATCACGGCCG
Protein-coding regions in this window:
- a CDS encoding aldehyde dehydrogenase family protein, which produces MPNTLFIDGQWVSAVNGGTRKIHNPADGSFVAEVDEASPEDTELAIKAARRAFDSGVWSSVPASERGDLLLKFAAVLRERKDEFARAESLDTGKRFVESQIDMDDIANCFDYFGKLAANDAGRVVDAGTDTVASKIVHEPLGVCALITPWNYPLLQAAWKIAPAIAAGNAFVLKPAELTPHTAILTMQVLDELGLPAGVGNLILGAGADAGAPLSTHEDIDMVSFTGGLVTGRLLARNAADTIKKIALELGGKNPNVVFADADFEAALDNALNAAFVHSGQVCSAGARLIVEESIAEEFVNRLVERAEQIRLGGPFDENAETGPLISAAHRDKVHAYVEKGVAEGARLRCGGKFGEGDLADGFYYLPTVLDQVKRGMSVVSDEAFGPVVTVETFSTVDEAVEIANDTYYGLAGAVWSQDAGKTQLVAQRLRHGTIWINDFHPYLPQAEWGGYKQSGFGRELGPTGLAEYQEAKHIYQNLEPAVTGWFPDHTK
- a CDS encoding GMC oxidoreductase, with the protein product MKTTHSFDYVVVGGGSAGAAVAARLSEDPEVTVGLLEAGPTDTDKDVVLQLNRWMELLESGYDWDYPIEEQENGNSHMRHARAKVLGGCSSHNSCIAFWAPREDLDDWEEKHGATGWGSKDTFGLYKKLENNELPGDHHGHDGPVSLMNVPPVDPCGIALLDACEQAGIPRVQFNEGQTVINGANFFQVNRKDDGTRSSSSVSYLHPILDRENLTILTDTQAKELEFDENDNCTAVLVVNNAFGKTNRIEAKKEVIVSSGAINTPQLLMLSGIGPKDHLAEVGIEARVDSPGVGEHLGDHPEGVISWEAKKPMVEDSTQWWEIGIFSPTEEGLDRPDLMMHYGSVPFDMHTLRQGYNTSENSFCLTPNVTHAKSRGTVRLRSKDFRDKPKVDPRYFTDPEGHDMRVMVAGIKKAREIVAQDAMSEWAGEELFPGKDVQTDEQIADYITRTHNTVYHPVGTVRMGAPDDEMSPLDPQLRVKGVNRLRVVDASAMPEITTVNPNITVMMMGEKCAEMIKNGQ
- a CDS encoding BCCT family transporter, whose amino-acid sequence is MLDKLHDALRLRTNPAIFFSSAAVIIIFVLGTIFFTDQIDAGVSVASDWLLTNLGWFYILGVTVFVVFLIYIAASRYGRAKLGPDDEPPEHSNGAWFAMLFAAGIGSILMFWGVAEPVSHFGDPPRASLGIEPGTPAAAVDAMNFTYYHFTLHTWAIFTLPALCFAYFIHKRNLPPRVSSIFQPILGERIHGPIGKTIDVVAIIGTVFGIAVSIGLGTLQINGGLAQVIGIPENALWQLIIIGVVCGLATISVSLGLDKGIKILSNLNIVVAVLLLVFIIAFGPTLFMAKGVFESLGTYIHQLPELALWNDTFANTGWQNTWTVFYWAWTITWSPFVGIFIARISRGRTIRQFVIGVLAIPSAFSILWFGIFGYASFDIELNQGGGLVDRVVDQGDIPGALFAFLDHYPLAGPISVIAIVLVIIFFVTSVDSAALVVDTMNNGHEDFNPLPQRIFWALAVAVVTAALLVFSGTGGLEALQSTIILVGLPFFIIAYFQIYALMRALREDAGILPRVRMRRWKKVLPPEEVERRQGDDEQFGHEYDDDEEVVTEPEAVEPAPKFRDPYVEIGREKKGRREGTLASRTGSRSSSRGQGKGDDAD